ATCGGCGGTCTTGCGCTCCCCGGCGAGCTTGCCGCCGCGCAACACCACCACCCGGTCGGAGACCGATTGCACCTCGCCCAGCTTGTGGGAAATGAAGATCACCGACAGCCCGGCCGCTACCAGCTTTTTCAAAGTAACAAACAGCGCCTCGGTTTCCATCGGCGTCAGCACCGCCGTCGGCTCATCCAAGATGAGGATGCGGGCCTGCCGATAGAGCGCTTTGAGAATTTCGACCCGCTGCCGTTCACCCACCGACAGATCCGCGATCATCCGGTCCGGCTCGACCTCAAGCCCGTAATCACTTGCGAGCGCGCGGATCCTGTCGCGCGCCGCAGCCGTGCCGAGATTGAACGACCACAGCGACCGGGTGCCGAGAACGATGTTTTCAAGCACGGTCATCTGGTCGGCCAGGGTAAAGTGCTGGTGGACCATACCGATGCCCGCCGCCAGCGCCGCGTTCGGATCGCCAGGTGCCAGCGTTTCGCCAAAGGCTTCGATCTGTCCCTCATCGGCCGTGTAGTGGCCGAACAGGATATTCATTAGGGTTGTTTTGCCGGCACCGTTTTCGCCAAGCAGAGCCACCACCTCGCCGCGCCTGAGCGACAGCGAGATGGCGTCGTTGGCCACAAGGGCTCCGAACCTCTTGGTGATGCCCGAGAGACGGAGAACGATCTCCGCCTCCGGGCGGTCAGCCGCGTTCATCAGTTGGACTTGGGCTCTTCGTCGTTGATCGCGACTTCAAACGTGCCGGCACGGATCGCCGCCTCGCGCTCAGCCACGAGCTTCATCGCCTCTTCCGGTACCTTTGCTTCAAAGGTACCCAGCGGCGCCAGCGAACAGCCGTCTTCCTTCATGAAGGAATAGACGCCATAGTTCTCCGCCTTGAAGGAACCCGCCTTGACCATTTCGATCGCATGATCGAGCGTCGGTTCGAAATGCCACAGCGCCGAGGCCGCCACCGTGTCGGGATAATCCGACTGGGTGTCGATCACGTTGCCGATTGCGAGCACGCCCTTTTCCTTGGCCGCATCGGAGACGCCGAAGCGCTCGGCATAGAGAATATCGGCGCCACCATCGATCTGCGCAAAAGCAGTTTCCTTGGCTTTCGGCGGATCGAACCAGGAGCCGATAAAGGCGACCTGAAACTTGGCGTCAGGGGCGGTTTCCTTAACGCCTGCCATGAAGGCGTGCATCAACCGGTTGACCTCGGGTATCGGGAAGCCGCCAACCATGCCGATATTGTTGTTCTTGGTCATGGCACCGGCGATGATGCCGGAGAGGTAGGAGGCATCCTGGATGTAGTTGTCGAACACTGCGAAGTTAGGCGCGTCATCCTTGGGCATAAAGCTCGAACCCATCAGGAAAGCGGTTTCCGGATAGTCGCGCGCTACCTGACGGGCGGCATCCTCGACGCCAAACACTTCGCCGA
This DNA window, taken from Hoeflea algicola, encodes the following:
- a CDS encoding BMP family protein, which produces MTRIPSTSRPLSLKRRHLLAGAAAGAALLTLPAMIGRARADGPIKVAAIYTVPVEQQWVSRIHKAANAAVERGDIEYVFSENTSNNDYERVMREYAEAGHDLIIGEVFGVEDAARQVARDYPETAFLMGSSFMPKDDAPNFAVFDNYIQDASYLSGIIAGAMTKNNNIGMVGGFPIPEVNRLMHAFMAGVKETAPDAKFQVAFIGSWFDPPKAKETAFAQIDGGADILYAERFGVSDAAKEKGVLAIGNVIDTQSDYPDTVAASALWHFEPTLDHAIEMVKAGSFKAENYGVYSFMKEDGCSLAPLGTFEAKVPEEAMKLVAEREAAIRAGTFEVAINDEEPKSN